From one Coffea eugenioides isolate CCC68of chromosome 11, Ceug_1.0, whole genome shotgun sequence genomic stretch:
- the LOC113751539 gene encoding pentatricopeptide repeat-containing protein At1g09900-like: MRFNFCRNLKFRLREYHSSYGVIFCNRPSCNGRDFVSRSPFGNCGVAAFYSSENTNLDLHLNPEKDSGKYVREGDSHGTRNGYSRVQEMGWKEGCGFGKSSLNAEENGERSCRFDEFEVEGSDEDAENDVDGDGVDNFRILDSYTGNRSQKEDVSRRVMDDVEDELRHPLVKEVCRLIERRSEWGPRLERQLRTLLRSLKPLQVCAVLKCQSDERAALQFFYWADRQWRYRHHPIVYYGMLEVLSKTKLCQGAKRILSLMRKRKIERRTEAFGYVMVSFSRAGHLRKAMQILNVMQKAGIEPDLSICNTAIYVLVKGKKMEKALIFLKRMQVVGITPNVVTYNCLIKGYCDMHRLAQALQLIAEMPSQGCSPDKVSYCTVMAHLCKEKRVDEVKGLMEKMWKDSKLVPDQVTYRTLIYMLSKHGHADDALKFLREAEEKGFHIDKFGYSAVINSFSQDGRMDKAKELLNEMFAKGCDPDVVTYTAVVNGFCQGGEIDQAKKLLQQMHRHGFKPNTVSYTALLHGLCKNGKSSEAKEVMNMSEEEWWTPNAVTYGVLMHGFRREGKLLEACDVVREMIRKGFLPNPVEINMLIQSLFQAGKTNEAKKFMEDCLHKGCAVNVVNFSTVIHGFCQKDDLDAALSVLDDMYLNNKHPDAITYTTLIDALGRNGRIDEAIELAKKMLHRGLLPTPVTYRAIIHRFCQHGRVDELLKLLEKMLKRQKCKTVYNQVIEKLCSFGNLDQAYKLLGNILRTASNIDARTCNILLESYLKKGDSLSSYKVACQMFKRNLIPDLKLCEKVSKRLLLEGKTDEADKLMLQFVERGCISPHCH; the protein is encoded by the coding sequence ATGCGCTTCAATTTCTGTAGAAATTTGAAGTTTCGTTTGCGAGAATATCATagtagttatggtgtaattttttGTAATAGACCAAGTTGTAATGGCAGAGATTTTGTTTCCAGAAGCCCTTTTGGAAATTGTGGAGTTGCTGCATTTTATTCATCAGAAAACACTAATCTTGATCTACATTTGAACCCTGAGAAAGATTCTGGGAAATATGTCAGAGAAGGTGATAGTCATGGTACTAGAAATGGGTATTCTAGAGTTCAAGAAATGGGCTGGAAAGAGGGTTGTGGGTTCGGGAAGAGTAGCTTAAATGCAGAGGAGAATGGAGAAAGAAGTTGTCGATTTGATGAGTTTGAGGTTGAGGGTTCGGACGAGGACGCGGAAAATGATGTTGATGGTGATGGGGTGGATAATTTTCGGATTTTGGATTCGTATACTGGAAATAGAAGTCAGAAGGAAGATGTTTCGAGGAGAGTTATGGATGATGTGGAAGATGAATTAAGACACCCTCTAGTGAAAGAAGTATGTAGGTTAATTGAACGTAGGTCAGAATGGGGTCCGAGGTTAGAGAGGCAGTTGAGGACGTTGTTGAGAAGTTTGAAGCCACTGCAAGTTTGCGCTGTACTAAAGTGTCAGTCTGATGAACGTGCTGCTTTGCAGTTCTTCTACTGGGCTGATAGGCAATGGCGATATCGGCATCACCCGATTGTTTATTATGGAATGCTGGAAGTTCTTAGTAAGACCAAGTTGTGTCAGGGGGCTAAGAGGATTCTGAGTCTTATGAGGAAGAGGAAGATTGAGAGGCGGACAGAGGCATTTGGCTATGTTATGGTTTCATTCAGTCGAGCAGGACATTTGAGGAAAGCAATGCAGATATTGAATGTGATGCAGAAAGCAGGGATTGAACCTGATTTGTCTATCTGTAACACTGCAATTTATGTTCTGGTGAAggggaagaaaatggaaaaggctttgatatttttgaaaagaaTGCAAGTTGTTGGGATTACACCAAATGTTGTTACatataattgtttaattaaggGTTACTGTGATATGCATCGTCTTGCACAAGCATTACAGCTGATTGCTGAAATGCCGTCTCAAGGTTGTTCCCCTGATAAAGTTAGTTACTGTACTGTAATGGCACATCTATGCAAGGAGAAGAGGGTTGATGAAGTAAAGGGTTTGATGGAGAAGATGTGGAAGGATAGCAAATTGGTTCCAGATCAAGTAACTTATAGGACCCTTATTTATATGCTTTCCAAGCATGGACATGCAGATGATGCATTGAAATTTCTCAGGGAAGCAGAAGAAAAAGGATTCCATATTGATAAATTTGGATATAGTGCAGTTATTAATTCTTTCTCCCAAGATGGGAGGATGGATAAGGCAAAAGAACTTCTAAATGAAATGTTTGCAAAGGGGTGTGACCCTGATGTGGTGACTTACACTGCTGTTGTGAATGGATTTTGTCAAGGAGGAGAGATTGACCAAGCCAAAAAGTTGCTCCAACAGATGCATAGACATGGTTTTAAGCCGAATACAGTATCATACACAGCATTGTTACATGGGCTTTGCAAAAATGGAAAGTCATCAGAAGCCAAAGAGGTGATGAACATGAGTGAGGAGGAATGGTGGACACCCAATGCAGTTACATATGGTGTCCTGATGCATGGGTTCCGCAGGGAAGGGAAGTTGTTGGAGGCCTGTGATGTGGTTAGGGAAATGATAAGAAAGGGCTTTTTGCCAAATCCAGTCGAAATTAATATGCTGATTCAGTCTCTTTTCCAAGCAGGCAAAACCAATGAAGCCAAGAAATTCATGGAGGACTGTCTCCACAAAGGATGTGCTGTTAATGTGGTAAATTTTTCTACTGTAATTCATGGATTCTGTCAGAAGGATGATTTGGATGCTGCTCTCTCAGTCCTTGATGACATGTACCTGAATAACAAACACCCAGATGCAATAACATACACTACTTTAATTGATGCACTGGGAAGGAATGGTAGGATAGATGAGGCAATTGAACTTGCAAAGAAAATGCTTCATAGGGGCCTGCTTCCTACTCCAGTAACATACCGTGCAATCATCCACAGGTTCTGTCAGCATGGTAGGGTGGATGAATTGTTGAAGTTATTAGAGAAAATGCTAAAAAGGCAGAAGTGCAAAACAGTGTATAATCAGGTTATTGAAAAACTTTGTAGCTTTGGAAACCTTGATCAGGCTTATAAGCTCTTGGGGAATATCCTAAGGACTGCTTCAAATATTGATGCCCGTACTTGCAACATCCTTCTGGAGAGTTACTTGAAGAAAGGGGATTCTTTGTCATCTTATAAAGTGGCTTGCCAAATGTTCAAGCGGAATCTTATACCTGATCTCAAGTTATGTGAGAAAGTGAGCAAGAGATTGTTGTTAGAAGGAAAAACAGATGAGGCAGATAAGCTTATGCTGCAGTTTGTTGAACGCGGGTGCATTTCACCTCACTGCCATTag
- the LOC113752277 gene encoding cytochrome P450 71A4-like yields MFAAGTDTTHTVMEWVMVELLRDPKVMEKLQNEVRAVGQGKSEITEDDFDKMRCLKLVIKETLRLHFPVPFLVPRDIKVMGYGIPIRTRVIVNAWAAIGRDPLLWEKPEEFQPERFLNVGIDFRAKLLHKFDFALPDGGKPEDMDMT; encoded by the exons ATGTTTGCAGCTGGAACGGATACCACTCATACAGTCATGGAATGGGTGATGGTAGAGCTTCTAAGAGACCCCAAGGTCATGGAGAAATTGCAAAATGAGGTCAGAGCTGTAGGCCAAGGAAAATCAGAGATAACTGAGGATGATTTTGACAAAATGCGGTGTTTAAAGCTAGTAATTAAGGAAACTCTGCGGCTTCATTTCCCAGTTCCATTTCTAGTTCCTCGAGACATCAAAGTAATGGGGTATGGTATACCGATTCGAACACGAGTAATCGTCAACGCATGGGCGGCAATTGGAAGAGACCCTTTGCTTTGGGAGAAGCCCGAGGAATTTCAGCCAGAGAGATTTCTGAATGTTGGTATAGATTTTCGAG CAAAATTACTGCACAAATTTGACTTTGCCTTGCCTGATGGCGGAAAACCAGAGGACATGGACATGACTTAA
- the LOC113752278 gene encoding psoralen synthase-like: MASSSRLVSNSRKNQPPSPLGLPIIGNLHQLSSLLHYPLHSLAQKYGPIMFLKFGSVPTVVVSSADGASLIMKTHDLIFTDRPFSSTANKLLYNMKDISVAPYGEYWRQLKSICVLQLLSNKKVQAFRNIREEETSIMMQKIKEASLDSTPVNLSEMLVSLTNDIVCR; this comes from the exons ATGGCAAGTTCATCAAGGCTTG TTTCAAATTCGAGAAAGAATCAGCCACCATCTCCACTAGGACTTCCGATTATTGGAAATCTTCATCAGCTAAGCTCACTGCTTCACTATCCTCTCCACTCCTTAGCCCAAAAATATGGTCCAATCATGTTTCTCAAATTTGGTAGTGTTCCAACGGTTGTAGTTTCATCAGCTGATGGAGCTAGCCTAATCATGAAAACCCATGATTTGATTTTCACTGATAGGCCATTTTCGAGCACTGCTAATAAACTTCTCTATAACATGAAGGATATATCGGTAGCGCCCTATGGCGAGTATTGGAGACAGTTAAAGAGTATTTGTGTTCTTCAGCTCCTGAGCAACAAAAAAGTTCAGGCGTTTCGTAATATAAGGGAAGAGGAAACGTCGATTATGATGCAGAAGATTAAAGAGGCTTCTTTGGATTCGACACCTGTGAATTTGAGCGAAATGCTTGTTTCGCTGACTAATGATATTGTATGCAGATAA
- the LOC113751540 gene encoding large ribosomal RNA subunit accumulation protein YCED homolog 2, chloroplastic, translating to MNTIPNQHFAQANSILLSPRASSKTRASQRRNDFSLTTNRSQKAPRGLIKISTADGRWQKNWNLDYNLSLQELQLQGLAEDGHNENEVSIGLCIHKHTGFGLSVDGRITTSFTRKCSNCSSSFCREVVTNFTVWILPSGRKKNLAEELPEIGGDDPSVIYVKPGCEADLDSLVQDSIRLAASVKETCSEACENSEPKLHHMGVQNAASVDRRWSRLLELKKKAYI from the exons ATGAACACTATTCCTAATCAACATTTTGCACAAGCCAATTCCATCCTCTTGTCTCCTCGGGCCAGCTCCAAGACTAGAGCTTCTCAAAGGAGAAATGATTTCTCACTG ACAACGAATAGAAGTCAAAAGGCTCCACGGGGATTGATCAAGATATCAACAGCAGATGGGAGATGGCAAAAAAATTGGAATCTAGACTACAATTTGTCACTCCAAGAGCTTCAACTTCAGGGTTTAGCTGAAGATGGGCATAATGAAAATGAGGTTTCCATCGGCCTTTGCATTCACAAG caCACCGGATTTGGACTCTCAGTGGATGGAAGGATCACAACATCCTTTACCAGGAAATGTAGCAATTGTTCCTCATCATTTTGCAGAGAG GTTGTTACAAACTTCACAGTCTGGATTCTGCCATCAGGCAGGAAAAAAAACTTAGCTGAAGAACTTCCTGAAATCGGAGGTGACGATCCATCG GTAATTTATGTGAAACCAGGATGTGAAGCAGACCTTGATTCCCTTGTACAAGACTCAATTCGGCTTGCCGCCTCAGTAAAA GAGACTTGTTCGGAGGCCTGCGAAAATAGTGAACCTAAATTGCACC ATATGGGTGTTCAAAATGCTGCTTCTGTTGATAGGAGGTGGTCAAGATTGCTGGAGCTGAAAAAGAAAGCATACATTTAG
- the LOC113752279 gene encoding cytochrome P450 71A2-like: protein MAFSFDLVCFSVSSVVFLLALLKWFDAASKPQKRLPPSPPKLPIIGNIHQLGLFPHRSLQSLSRKYGPLMLLHFGSKPALVASSSDAASQIMKTHDLVFSNRPKSSVINRLFYGSRDVAFTPYGEYWRQAKSICVLHLLSNKRVQSYQHVREEETSLMIEKIGQMCSSSPVNLTEIFVTLTNDIICRVALGRKYCEEEKGRKIMENLRVFVELMGVFDVGDYIPWLAWVNRFNGLDLKVEKFVKLTDEFLDGVIEEHINKRKGEAENDHSVVARYLDFVDILIEINTTNSIGFALGRDDMKAIILDVFAGGTDITQTVMEWTMSELLKKPITLQKLQAGVREVTQGKPEITRDDLEKMRYLKAVIKETLRFHVPVPLLVPRESTRDIKIMGCDIAAGTLVLVNASAIARDPILWENPEEFQPERFLNSNIDFRGFNFELIPFGSGRRVCPGINFAISVAELALAKLVNKFNFALPDGTKPEDLDMTEASGIIVHRKHPLHAIATPYLC from the exons ATGGCGTTCTCTTTTGATCTTGTATGTTTCTCAGTTTCCTCAGTTGTATTCCTTCTAGCCCTTTTGAAATGGTTCGATGCCGCTTCTAAACCCCAAAAAAGGCTACCACCATCTCCACCAAAGCTCCCAATTATTGGAAATATTCACCAGCTTGGCTTGTTTCCACACAGATCCCTCCAATCATTGTCAAGAAAATATGGCCCACTCATGCTACTTCATTTTGGAAGCAAGCCAGCGCTGGTTGCCTCTTCCTCTGATGCAGCTAGCCAGATCATGAAAACCCATGATCTGGTTTTTTCAAACAGGCCTAAATCGAGCGTTATAAATAGACTATTCTACGGAAGTAGGGACGTAGCATTTACACCGTACGGTGAGTATTGGAGACAAGCCAAAAGCATTTGTGTGCTGCATCTTTTGAGTAACAAAAGGGTTCAGTCATATCAGCATGTTAGAGAAGAAGAGACTTCACTCATGATCGAAAAGATCGGCCAGATGTGTTCTTCTTCACCTGTAAACTTAACCGAAATATTTGTAACTCTCACAAATGATATAATTTGTAGGGTTGCCCTGGGTAGGAAGTATTGTGAGGaagaaaaagggaggaaaattATGGAAAATTTGAGGGTTTTTGTTGAGTTAATGGGTGTTTTTGATGTAGGAGACTACATTCCTTGGCTTGCATGGGTTAATCGTTTCAACGGTTTGGACTTGAAAGTGGAGAAATTTGTTAAACTGACTGATGAATTTCTTGACGGTGTAATAGAAGAGCACATAAATAAGAGGAAAGGTGAGGCTGAAAATGACCATTCCGTTGTGGCAAGATACCTAGACTTTGTGGACATTCTGATCGAGATTAATACGACAAACTCCATCGGCTTCGCTCTTGGCCGTGATGATATGAAAGCTATCATCCTG GACGTTTTTGCCGGTGGAACTGATATAACACAAACAGTTATGGAATGGACAATGTCTGAACTTCTAAAGAAACCTATAACCTTGCAGAAATTGCAGGCTGGGGTAAGAGAAGTGACCCAGGGAAAACCAGAAATAACTCGAGATGATTTGGAGAAGATGAGATACTTAAAAGCAGTGATTAAAGAAACTCTACGATTTCATGTTCCTGTTCCATTACTGGTTCCTCGAGAATCAACTCGAGACATCAAAATAATGGGGTGTGATATAGCAGCAGGCACACTAGTGTTGGTGAATGCTAGTGCAATTGCAAGAGACCCCATTCTGTGGGAGAACCCTGAGGAATTTCAACCTGAGAGGTTTCTGAATTCCAATATAGATTTTCGAGGTTTTAACTTTGAGTTAATTCCTTTTGGTTCCGGACGAAGGGTTTGCCCGGGTATCAACTTTGCCATATCCGTTGCTGAACTTGCATTGGCAAAATTGGTCAACAAATTTAATTTTGCATTGCCTGATGGGACGAAGCCAGAGGATTTGGACATGACTGAAGCATCTGGTATCATAGTTCACAGAAAACATCCTCTACATGCTATTGCCACTCCATATCTTTGTTAA
- the LOC113752276 gene encoding cytochrome P450 71A3-like yields MAFILDLTFSSLLPVALLLLTLFLWFYASSKPQQRLPPSPSKFPVVGNLFQLALYPHRKLQSLSRKYGSLMLVHFGSKPVVIASSADAACEIMRTHDLVFANRPKTSMSDRLLYGSKDIAASPYGEYWRQVRSICVLQLLSHKRVQSFRYVREEETSLMVEKIRSFLGSSPPLSAINLSDLLMTLTNINDVICRVALERKYSDREDGSKSMQIMKEFAELLGTIDTGDFVPWLGWVRRLNDLDDKVEKVVKQLDEFLEGVIKEHKDRKNGKANTDDIIEGKSSDLVDILLEIQGEKSTGFTLELDSLKAIILDMFAAGTDTTHTVMEWAMTELLRHPKILEKLQTEVRQVAQGKPEITEDDLDKMDYLKAVIKETLRLHTPIPLLVPRESTQHVKLMGYDIPAGTRVMVNAWAIARDPSLWNQPEEFQPERFLNSTIDFRGFNFELIPFGAGRRGCPGTTFAVAVNELALAKLVHYFDFALPDGVEPKDLDMSESTGITIHRKNPLLAVAIPHSG; encoded by the exons ATGGCGTTTATTTTGGATCTTAcattttcctctcttcttcccGTGGCTTTGCTACTTCTAACCCTTTTCTTATGGTTCTATGCTTCTTCTAAACCCCAACAAAGGCTACCACCTTCTCCATCAAAGTTTCCAGTTGTTGGAAATCTTTTCCAACTCGCGCTATATCCTCACCGCAAACTTCAATCATTATCAAGAAAATATGGTTCCCTCATGCTGGTTCATTTTGGCAGCAAGCCGGTGGTTATTGCCTCTTCAGCTGATGCAGCTTGTGAAATCATGAGAACCCATGATTTAGTCTTTGCTAACAGGCCTAAAACAAGCATGAGTGATAGGCTTCTATATGGCAGCAAGGATATCGCAGCCTCACCTTACGGTGAGTATTGGAGGCAAGTGAGAAGTATTTGTGTGCTCCAGCTTCTAAGTCATAAGCGGGTTCAATCATTTCGATATGTAAGAGAGGAAGAGAC TTCACTTATGGTTGAAAAGATTAGAAGTTTTTTGGGTTCTTCGCCGCCTTTATCGGCCATAAACTTGAGTGATCTTCTTATGACACTGACAAATATTAATGATGTGATTTGTAGGGTGGCCTTGGAGAGGAAGTACAGTGATAGGGAAGATGGAAGCAAAAGTATGCAAATCATGAAGGAATTTGCTGAGTTGTTAGGTACTATTGATACAGGGGATTTTGTTCCATGGCTTGGATGGGTGAGACGTCTTAATGATTTGGATGATAAAGTGGAAAAAGTTGTTAAGCAACTTGATGAATTTCTGGAGGGTGTAATTAAGGAGCACAAAGATAGGAAAAATGGAAAGGCAAACACTGATGATATTATAGAGGGAAAAAGCTCAGATTTGGTGGATATCTTGCTTGAAATTCAGGGGGAAAAGTCGACAGGCTTTACACTCGAACTTGACAGTCTCAAAGCAATCATTTTG GACATGTTCGCTGCTGGGACTGATACAACACACACAGTTATGGAATGGGCAATGACCGAACTCTTGAGGCACccaaaaatcttggagaaattgCAGACTGAGGTGAGACAAGTAGCTCAAGGAAAACCAGAAATCACTGAGGATGATCTAGACAAAATGGACTACTTAAAAGCAGTGATCAAGGAGACTTTACGACTTCATACGCCAATCCCACTACTCGTTCCTCGAGAATCAACACAACACGTTAAACTTATGGGGTATGATATACCGGCAGGGACACGAGTAATGGTGAACGCTTGGGCGATTGCACGAGATCCATCGCTTTGGAATCAGCCTGAAGAATTTCAGCCAGAGAGGTTCTTGAACAGTACAATCGATTTTCGAGGTTTTAACTTTGAGTTAATTCCATTTGGAGCTGGAAGAAGGGGTTGCCCGGGTACTACCTTTGCTGTGGCCGTTAACGAGCTTGCATTAGCAAAATTGGTACACTACTTTGATTTTGCATTGCCTGATGGAGTTGAACCAAAGGATTTGGACATGTCTGAATCCACTGGTATCACTATCCATAGAAAAAATCCTCTACTTGCAGTAGCTATTCCACATTCTGGTTAG